In the genome of Microtus pennsylvanicus isolate mMicPen1 chromosome X, mMicPen1.hap1, whole genome shotgun sequence, the window TTATCCTTCCACGTTTttgaacaaaaggaaacaaaacctaATGAGGTTCCCGAGAGACGCATTTGAAGATACTTCCTTGGCACAGACATGGTTAATCAACACCCTGGGCTTCTGAACAGAGAAAACACAAGCTAGACAGAAACACTAGGATAGTTACGCCTGTTCCCAGCCCAGTTTAGCTGCCTGAATGGAGCCTTAGAGAGAAAATGTTCAGGCTTCTCCTACATGCATAAGTCTACCTTTGCCTTAGATGACACAAGTCAACGGATTTAAGAACAATTGTGATAAGGGTCTTCTGACCTAATCATGGAGTTGCTTCTGAAAGAACTAGCTATAACTGCAAAGATTTGATTGACATTTCTATTTCTCTACCAAAAAGATATGACTCTCTTAACTATCAGTTGAATGCGAGGGCACATAACAGGGAGCACAGTGTACAGAGCAGCGGGAATTAAGTATATGGGGGAAGTTACtggaatgaaaaagagaaagaaaatgccagcAAGTGGATTATGGAGTGTCAAGGTTACTTTAAACTCTGGTTACATCAAAGTACCCAGTATTTCATGTCACCTGAAATGAGCTAAAAGAATCCTTAGAAAGCTTCCTCTAGAGTAGCCTTCAAGTAAAAGATCTTTAATTAAACTGTAAGTATCTATTTCTTTTGATGGATATTTTAATGAATGCAACAAGACTGAGCAGCAAAGTCTCCATCCTTTCCCTACTTATTGTGGTTATTAGTCATGCTCATTGTTCTTTCCTTCATATTAAAAAGGTTAGAAAGAAGTACCCTAAATTAGGAAGTATTAAGTCTTCCCATGAGTGCTACATTGGGGAATTTTAGCTTTCGGATAAAAGGTATGTGTGCTCATCACAGATTAACTGCGGGTATGCATATTATTAGCAGCTCATCTATTTGTGACAAAACTGGGCTAGGTAGGATCATGGAATTTGTTCAAATATCACGTACATGTTTTTAACAGAAATGTGATGTTACAAAGATATCTTAGTAATTTagcttattattttaatatgcaaCATCTTCATAGttcatatatatagtatattgcAATTACTTCAAATGGGAATTTCTGAGTATCATAGGTTATGCACTTCAATTCATACATTTTTGCAGAAATATGTAAATTAAGTTCCTAAGCTACCTAAGTGACAGGTCTTGGAATTAGGACCATTTGTTGACATTGAAgtaattttcctttattctttcctttccaaAAACAATAGCAGCTCTAATAAAGAGTCGATGCTTTCCTATGGCACTTGCGTCACCATTGGGGAAAGTGTGAATAACCTACTAAAGCCCAGAAAATAGTCATTGTAATTTCAAATTTACAAAATGTGTTTGTCAATTCCTATTTAACTATGCTAGTAGACAGGAATAATGCTTCCCAAACCTGAATAATCCCAAAATATTATAACTTGCTTTAAAAATGCATGGTGggaactggagccacagattTACATTTAtaattctgtttttcttagaCTCATGGAGCATTAGGTTGGAAAACAGACGTATGAGTTACATTTTCAGCTCTGCCACTTACCTTCGTGAACACAGGAAAATTCTTAACTCCAGCTTCACTTCCAGTACTTACCATCACTGAAATAATGAATGTGAATGTGCTTTGAAAAATATAAGGAATCAATCTGTAACTGGAAAGCATTCCCTCAATCAAGAAGTTATCAATTTAACAACAGTTCATTTGAAATCACACACAGTAATGCTTACTTCTTTCTGCAATGGACAGCTGCATCTGTTCCAACATGAAGTGTATTTGTTTTTAGAAACCTTAGTTTGTTCCCCAAGATAAACGCCTGCCAATGATTTGAAGTATTTTGGTTCAAGTTTGGTGATtagagacagggaaagaaagctGGAGACCCTGGTTGAGTATTTATGAATGTATAACAGTCTGGTGTGCTTAATTAAAGTCCTGGCCCTGGTTTCAAAGAGATGTTTTTTCTCGTAGCTGACATTTTTATCCTGGAAGCATCAGTCTTAAAATAGAATGAATGCATGTGAATAATGGTTGCCAACAACTTTAGCTAACTTTAACTGAGTGAAGTCCTTCTTAACTGTTTAGGTCAAATACCTCTTTACTCCAAAGAAATATCCAGATTTGGGGGGATGATGAATGCTACATAAAATAAGTGACccattaattataaatggaaaATCTCTGGTATTGGCAAATTATATTCTAGTTATTTACAATAAATTTAATACAgtaaaaaatgattttctttcagTACCCACAATTTATAGCAACAGGACTTGGCAGCAGGACAATGAAAAACAGCTTTGACTTCCTCTGTGGTGATAACAGGACCTAATTGTCAAAAGTTAATTACTAGTTTTTGGCCTTTTAACACCAAGTACTACCATACCATAACTAATTTGGTTGAGcaattatttcctgccatctacagatgcccatttcattttcctatgcTATGTCTTGAATAAAAATACCAGAGAAATCTACATCCCAAATCACTTCAACCTATCAATTTTATATCAGGTAAAGcattaaaagaagcaaaaaggCACACAAGGGTTTAGGGATAGGACTAAATCACATGGGAAATGACACTCTTCTAAATGCTAATGTGTTCAAAACCTGAAGCATTCATCATCAAGGGATTgctttaaaatcattttgttcattaaaaaatacataCTCAAGTTATATTCTGGGTGTTTCTAAATGGTTTGAATGAGCAACTGTAAAATACTTACATGAGGCTTGACTGTAGATACGTACAGTTGTACATTCATTATTTTTGCATTGAGTGATAAACTGGTCTTAATAAATTATAATCTCACATAATAAACCCATTTCAATACAGAGATACCACCTGTGAATAATCATGCGTGACATTTGTAATGAAAGTAAAGactaatgaaaaagaaacacagaatttTAACTTAGCTTTGTGTTTCTAAGTTGGTAGTTAACAGTCACAACCAAAATAGTGATTGTAACTACATAATAACGCACACATAGCTCTTCTCTATTCCAGCTCTAAGCACATTCCCTAAACTGAGATTAACTTATTGAGCTATGTGACTCCTAATGATATATCTTTTTTGCTTGTTCACAATACTATTTGTTTCTTGAcatgatgttttcatttttaaatgctagataagaaaataaagacaaaacagaaatagGTGAAAGTTCTCCTATAGCGTTACAGAGAAACATAATCAGAGTCATCTGGCCTGTTTTGAACATTTCACAGACAACACTTTATCAATTCacattaaaatgctaatgaaaGTCATTTTCTGCAATAGGTTGCTTCAGTATCACACATCCTCGAAAGCCCTTCCATGTGATATATTGCAGAAAATTACATCTCAAATCTCCCTTTAGCATCAAGAAATTAGCTAGTTGTCAGAAAAACTAAATCATTAGTTTAAATGCTTGAAATTTCACTTCAGTGTTAAACCAATGACAAAGTAAAAATCCATTATATTTCCAAAGTGATTTCATGCTCCCAAATGCTTTCATGCTCATTCGTTTCTTTCAATGTAAGCTCTTGCCTATCTATGAGATACAACTTCAGTGGTGTAGCCCCTCAATAAAGTCAGGAATTTCCTCAATAAAGAATACAATTGAAGCATATTAAACCTCCAAAATAGCTACAAAGCCATTAGtcagtaattaaaaaatataatggcCCTGGATCTCAATAATCCTCAGCAATCAGAGTTTATTTGAAGAACAGTATGATTtcactatttttaatttatatgtgaaCAAAGATTAGAGTATTAGAAAGTGTAGGCATCATTTCAGAGAATCACAGGGTCCCAAGCAGCTACTCTGATGCATCATCTCTTTTGATGTGGAGTTTTACATTGAAGTTGTACCTTGTACCTTCAGTGTTTAGGCTCCAGCAAAAGCTTGAGGGTGATTTGGGggtgcactttctgtttacttgtcCCTGAAAGGCTGATTGTTTGATTTTAAGTTCTTGGAAATGGAATTATGACTTTTAAATATGTAGTTATGACagtagtgctctctctctctctctctctctctctctctctctctctctctgtgtgtgtgtgtgtgtgtgtgtgtgtgtgtgtgtgtgtgtgtgtgttggggagggagGAGCCTTACAATTTAAAGAACTTTTGAATTGAGTCCTTTGGCAAGCCAAAGCATCCCTTAGTCGCTTTAATAATCACTCTTTTGGTGTGTCTGTGCTGCAAGTGTGAGTTTTTGTATGGCAAGTTTTCTAtagcaaggagagaaagaagaggcagggGGCTACACCTGCACTAAATGGGGAGCTTGTAAGGTGGCTGTTGTGATCAGCCCCCAACTTGTTCTGCCTGATCAAGCACAGTGGGCAAAGATCCAATCACAAAAGCATTCCAGAGCACAAGGAAAGCAGGAAACTGACCAGTGGAATGAGAGCTGCTGGGAACCATCCCTTCACTGGGAAGGAAGCATAGTCTTCtaaagagagaaggcagggcaggCTACAGGGTCATCGTCTGCAGACATTTCTCGAGAACCTCTCAAGACAATATTGTGAACTCTTGGAGAAGGTTCACTCTTACAATTCTTCCCTTCATTCACAAAATTAGGCCTTGACCCCCCTCCCTTCAGGGTGGGCTGCCCCTGGAgtcctgtcttcttcctccagtCTTGTTACCTTGCTTTCCCAGAAGATAcatcaattaaatgcttttttaaacgTTTGAAACAATATTCATATCCATAATCAAGATGCAACTACAACTTCTCTAGAAAGGGGAAGgggtgaaagaagaaaatgaagcccAACAAAAGTGACTGGCCTTTCCCTACCAGTGACAGAGAAAAGGAACACTCACAGTTTCTCACAATTCAGCCTgcgcaacaacaaaaacaaatcaacacaAAAACTTTTCAGAGCAAATGCTGCCTTTTAATTGCCTGGGGTTTGAGATTGTCAATGTACCCTCTCACCATTCAGCTGACAACTGAGAGTTAACCTTTTGGACAAGTCCCAGCAAACTGGGCAAACGATGACTGGTAACTATGTTACCAGTTGGCTGGGTACTGCTAAACTTTCCATACTTTCATTGAACCCCCGCGCTTAAACTGGGCACTTGTAGTAAAGCAGATTTAGCTGTAGGCTTGAAAATTAGTTGATGGAGCTCAGTTTCTGAAGGACTTAGAGAAGAGGAAAGCAACCTCATGCGGTGAGGCTTTAAGTTTTAACTGCACCTGAGAAATAAATCCAGTGTTTAACAATTGGCTCTGTCAGTTAAATTTATGGCTTAGATCAAAGCTCATGTTATCGCAAAGGCCAGAAAGGTCCCATGTGAAAAGTGAAAACTGAATTCTACTCTCTCTAATAACAATAGTAAATGAACTATCATCTCACTTATCGCTAACACCATAGCAAGTAGCGCATCAACTCACTCATTAGGCAATTTCCGTTAActtcagaaatttaaaatataaagtcacCAACCTCTTTTCGGAGAGTGATCACTTCTTGTAGTCACGTCTGGCAAAGTCCATTCTCACGTAAATGTCGTCGTCATCGTCGTCGTTGTCCTCGGAATCCTCGCTCTCTGGGGGTCTCAGCACCCTTCGCTGGCGAGGTGGAGATGGGGGAGCGGCTGCACCGGCCGCCAGGTCCTCACCTCCGGCAGCTTGGTTACCTGCTCCATGATTCCAGCCTGCTGTAATGTCCCGGACCTCTCTTACAACCTGGGCACCCAGAGCATTAGCAACAGGTTGGAACCAGCGAGAGGAGGCGGAGTCAAATCTGGCAGTGCTCTGGAAGCCGCCGAAGAGAACGCCAAAGCCAGGGGCCGCTGCGAGTGCAGAGACCACCGCTAACGCCTGGCTCACTGCCAAGAGGGGCTCCTCAGTTACATCAGCATCCCTGGCCGAAACGGCGGGAAAATCTCTGTCGAAGATGTCAGTGGGGAAAGCAGAGACCGCGGCTCGGATGTTGGCGAATAAACTTTGGGAACGGCTTTGTGGGCGTCTTCTCTCCTgcacttcctcctgcagcagcagCCTAGCTACAGGTGGCGGATGAGAATATCGACCAGGAAAGAGAGAAACGTCCATACAGCACTCAGAAAATGGGTCGACTACATACATTTCACCGGTTAGAGCATCATAGCGAATGGCACGGTCAGCAAAAGGCACGATTGGTCTCATGACTGGGTTGAAAAATAATTCAATGTATTCACCCTCTTCCACAATGCTACCTGTAGCATTGCCTGGAAAAGGATAAAAGGGCCACCTAGTACGGGCCAGAGAGATGGAGCTGGCACCTGGTAGAACTCGTAAAAGATCTGAGAGACGGATTGCTGAATTTGGAAAGGGCACCCCGACTTCAACATTCAGGTAACTAGAAATACCTGTGCGTCTGGGGTCAATAATTAAGCCCCACGAATCTGGCAGTCCTTGAGCAGAGAGAGCAGGCTCACGGAGCTCTCTCTTAATGAAGTCAATGTTGACATAGTCATGAGAGCTATcagctcctctctgctcctgtgtGGGATTTACTGGTTTGGCCTTGATATTATTTCCTTCTGCAATAAAAGAAAGTCGGTTAAGTCCCTCAGCCTTGTTCACTGGGAACTCGTCATCTGAAGGCTTTGCAGGTGACCCCCTATCTGCAGGTTTGGAGAATGGCCACTCAGTCTCCGAAGCCACATCTTTGGTGCGCGGGCGGAAAGAGGTTTCTTTGTCTAGACCCCTCCCCAGGAATTTCCCAGGCAACATCGGAACGTACTCACTATGGTCGCTCTGTCCCAAGGGAGAACTGTGAAAAGAACTTGGCAGAGAGAAGTAAGAGCTCCAACTTTTGGAGGAAGAACCTCCCTGAGGATTGGGGGGATTTTTAGGAATCGCACCCGCTCCAGGAGCCATAAACATGTAGTCACTGTCACTGTCATTGTCCTTAGAGTCATCCTCTTTATTAGTATCAGGTGCTTTTGGAGGACTTGGGACAGGTGGCGGTGGGCTCACTCTGGGAAACATCATCATGTACCCTCTGGAGTCTTCAAATGGTGACTTAGAGTGGCCCTTCTTTGAAGCGGAGGAATTTTGAGGAGCCATTAGCATATAGTCACTGGAACACGCAAGGGGAGCAGCCACCCCTGGCCTCATTGGCACATACGGGTCATCCTCGTCTTCATCAAAAGCTCTGGCTCTGTAAGGCGCCCGGGTTGCACCTTCTAGGGTCTCCATATCTCTCACCTCTTTGACTTCTTTGCGTTCTTTTGTGGCTCCCTTGTCCGCACAAAAATAAAGTCGGAATCTTCCCCCAGACTTCCCTTTTCCACCAGTTGCTCCAGTTGATGGGGGTGGAGGcggcggtggtggcggtggcagcATTTGCTGTTGCTTGCTTTGAGTGAATTTACCAAAGTACGattttttcttcagagattttCCATGGTCACCATCATCGGAGTTTTTCCCACTTCCTGAGCCCTTGGCCCCTCCTGGGTTCTTGCCACCACTTGAGCCACGTCCATCGCCAGGTCCCTGGCCACCACTTGAGCCATGGCCACCTCCacgcctctggcctccacctgagCCATGGCCACCTGCTGTGCCCTGGCCATTTCCTGAATACTGGTTTCCTCCAGCAGCACCCTGACCTCCTGAACCCTGGCCACCTCCAGATCCCTGCCTGCCACCAGAGTACTGGTTTCCTCCTGAGCTCTGACTACTGGAGCCTTGACCGCTTGAGCCCTGGCCACCTCCTGACCCCCGGCCATTTCCTGAGCCCCAGTTGTTCATGGGCATATAATCACCTTCGTTACCTTCCTCAGCGTCCTTGTCTTTTTCTGCAGAGTTGCTAGAGTTGGAGACTTTTTCGTGGTGTGAGACACGTACCAGGGGGCTAGGTGCTAAGCGGTGGGAAAAACTGGGTGGTACTGAAACCGCTCTCCTGGACCTGCCGGCTCTGGGCAGGTGCCCCCTTCCTAGCCTGGAGGGAGGTAGAGGCTCAGAGGGTTTGAAGCGCTGGTTAAAGAGCATCTCTTCCCTGTCACTGATTGCCCTGAGGTGGCTTAAGTGCTCCAAGCGGTATCTTCGGAACCAGCCGCAGGGTTCCAGCTGGTGCGGGCCCAGGTGCCTCCTAGTGGACAGCAGGGTTAACAGGTGGCCGCCGATACTGATGCTGTAGCTGCGGCATCGGGCTCTGTATTCGTCTGCGCACAAGGCTCTCATCTTCTTCAAAAACAACTCATGCATATTTTGGGCCACCACACAGTCATCCACCTGCATCCATAGCTCCCCTGGACCGATGGTAGTGGACCTGCCAACTTCCAAGAAGAAGTACTGGTCTGAGTGACCACAGCGACGAATGCTCATGAGCTGGACGACCAAACTGGCCACTTCGGTATTGAGCCTTACAAACAGGACCTCCTCGTCGGTAAGACACAGCCGGAACACGCCGCTCAGCTCTTTTCTGTGCCCCAGCCCCCTGGGTTTTATTACTACCTGCCACACATCTTTATAGAAGCATGGccccgccgccgctgctgcttCCAGGGCATCCGGCTCTCCGTCCGGCTGCGCGCCTGGCAAGCCGCAGCGGCGGCGCTTGCTCTCGAGGATGAGGCGGCTGAGGAGCGAGTACCAGCTTTCTTGTTCCGACTGGTTCTCGGCCACCAACGCGAAGTACTCGTCCTGGGTGAAAAGGGCAATGAGGTATCGGTACCTGGCATCAGCTCGTTGGCACACGGAGAAGCACTGGTGCAGGATGAACACTCGCCTGGGCGGGATGAGCGCGGGGATCGGCGCACCGGAGGCGGCAGCCGCTGCCGCAGCGGCCGCGGCGCGGACACTGTGCCGGAACTTCCTGGCATTTTCGTAGTATTCGAGCCGAGCCGGGGCGTCTTCGGTCTCGAGTTTGAGGACGAAGTAACGTCTGTGCCCATGCTTCTGCTTCCTCAGGTAGCCGCGTTTGCAGACTTCATCCCCGACGGGGAGGTCCTCTTCTTCGGACTCGGAGTCTGACCGGGAGCCAGTGGCCGTGGGGAGCCACATGGCTCCCGGACAGGACGACCCGGTCCCAATGAGTGCGGTCGGGGTTTCCGAGGAAGGAAGCGGGGTGGTCGCCACTGCTGCTAGAGCTGCGGAGGTTGCTGCTGCAGCAGCTCTCAGTCTCCTTAGCGCTCAGTTGCCAGCGAAGGAGCAACTAGCCATGGTGACGCGCGGTGTATTTAAGGTGAGCGGAGGAGAGGGGGGGCTAGGGAAAGGGAGGGCTGGGGGGGGAGAAGAGGCCGTCCCCCGCTGTCTGCCCGCCCCAGACCCCTCCCGCCTAGGCCCGCGTCCCCGCCCACTCCACTGGGCTCACAGCGGCAAAACAACACGTGACCGTAGCCTCACGCGGCAGCCCGCTCCAGATCCAGCTCCCCAAAAGATGGAGGGGCGCAAGCGGCCACCAGTAGAGGTGTGCAAGGGACAGGAACCAGGGGCCAGGGATGCAGAGCCATTTTCAAATTGGCAGAGACACTTTAGATGAACCTCCAGAGCCTTTGGTACAAGGCAGAACCGACGGGAGGAGGCGGGGCTCTCTAGCCACACCAAGCCTAGATAGGAGTCCCAAAAGGATGGGGCAGGGGGTGGTTGTATGGGGTGGAGGACAGAGCGGCCTGACACCAGGCGAGGATGGGGCGCCACAGCTCACACTCGATAAGCCTGAGGGGGCTAGAGGTGGTGAGGGGAGATTGAGCTGGCACAGTGAgggttgatttgtttgtttatttaggaaGCGGGGACCAGGTGAAACCTGTAcaaggctctgattggttaggaTACGAGCCAATGGGAGGGTCCAGCAAGGGGGTGGCCCTGAATTCATTAATGCaactggggagggggggtggaaAGAGATGAGGGGGCGTGGCTGGGGTCCCGGAGTGGGCTTCTCTATCTGGTTGTCTCAGGCTCGGGCGGTAAACAACCCTCGGAAAATAGCTGTTAATGGTGGTGATAAATTCCTGCAAATCCCAGAGCAATGGTGACCCTCTGCCGGGagacctctctctttcctccctatAGCTCACATACATTTTCCGTTACGATTGCAGTCGACTCTAGTGCCTCCCGCCTCTCACTATGAGCTGTGCTTCTTAGCGAAAATGACAATAATCTCTGAAAACATGCTAAAGACCTGGGTCCTCAGACCTGCTGCACACCAAGCTACACAGACTTCCTCGCCCGTTCCAACCCTGACAAAACGCCAGCGACTCTTAAGACTCAGGAATAGCAGTTATGCCGTCAAAATGAACGCGATCTGTACAGAGAGTGTATTTCTAGTCCATGAAACACAGGTTCGCTGGAGATGGTGTTTCTATTTGATTGATGACGACTGTGAAAGTACAAATTTGGGGGCCTGCGAAGTATACAGCCATGTTGGAAAAAGCCGGACTTGATTCTTACCGAAAAACAGTGTTGAGCTgtcgtgatttttttttctggagggcAGGGCTTTGAAGGGTGCCTTTTAAGGAATTTACAAATCCtaactttctttttccttgaagGAGACTGGAAAACTTTACGAAAAGAAAAGCTGCTATCTAGAACAAAGGAGTGTGCTTAATAAATGTCCTCGAATGTATTTTACATCCTTCACTTCAAGAAGGTCTTtgctttatttcagtttacaaatTGACATCACAAAAATAAGAACCTACTGCCTCCctttttgttggagaaagtgccGGAGTGTAAGGTGTAAGTGCAACCACCTGAAAACTGTCTCTttgctcttctcctctcttctcttctcccttccccatccctccccttccctcctctcctctcctttcctttcttttcctctctcagcagAGTCTTTACCTCATTTCAGAAGCTCAAGGATGGAGACAAGTTGAGATGTTATTAAAGTGCCAAGAAGTGACTGCAAGTGAAAAGAGGGATGGTGGGACCAAATAGTTTTCTTTCAAAGAATATAATGTCAGTTCATCCTTGTCCTTCAGTAGATACTACAAACGCTAACATTCATAAATCCAACAGCAAACTAAGCAGGAATACGTCATTAAAAAATAGACTCCATCTCCTTTTAAGAATTCTCTTTGTTAGCAacagaagaaatatataaaaataaatggcacCTTCCTTCGTGATGTTCAggttggcggggggggggggggcaaagacaATCATTAACATGTCTTTTGCTTCCAGCAGTTTATAAATC includes:
- the Irs4 gene encoding insulin receptor substrate 4, yielding MWLPTATGSRSDSESEEEDLPVGDEVCKRGYLRKQKHGHRRYFVLKLETEDAPARLEYYENARKFRHSVRAAAAAAAAAASGAPIPALIPPRRVFILHQCFSVCQRADARYRYLIALFTQDEYFALVAENQSEQESWYSLLSRLILESKRRRCGLPGAQPDGEPDALEAAAAAGPCFYKDVWQVVIKPRGLGHRKELSGVFRLCLTDEEVLFVRLNTEVASLVVQLMSIRRCGHSDQYFFLEVGRSTTIGPGELWMQVDDCVVAQNMHELFLKKMRALCADEYRARCRSYSISIGGHLLTLLSTRRHLGPHQLEPCGWFRRYRLEHLSHLRAISDREEMLFNQRFKPSEPLPPSRLGRGHLPRAGRSRRAVSVPPSFSHRLAPSPLVRVSHHEKVSNSSNSAEKDKDAEEGNEGDYMPMNNWGSGNGRGSGGGQGSSGQGSSSQSSGGNQYSGGRQGSGGGQGSGGQGAAGGNQYSGNGQGTAGGHGSGGGQRRGGGHGSSGGQGPGDGRGSSGGKNPGGAKGSGSGKNSDDGDHGKSLKKKSYFGKFTQSKQQQMLPPPPPPPPPPSTGATGGKGKSGGRFRLYFCADKGATKERKEVKEVRDMETLEGATRAPYRARAFDEDEDDPYVPMRPGVAAPLACSSDYMLMAPQNSSASKKGHSKSPFEDSRGYMMMFPRVSPPPPVPSPPKAPDTNKEDDSKDNDSDSDYMFMAPGAGAIPKNPPNPQGGSSSKSWSSYFSLPSSFHSSPLGQSDHSEYVPMLPGKFLGRGLDKETSFRPRTKDVASETEWPFSKPADRGSPAKPSDDEFPVNKAEGLNRLSFIAEGNNIKAKPVNPTQEQRGADSSHDYVNIDFIKRELREPALSAQGLPDSWGLIIDPRRTGISSYLNVEVGVPFPNSAIRLSDLLRVLPGASSISLARTRWPFYPFPGNATGSIVEEGEYIELFFNPVMRPIVPFADRAIRYDALTGEMYVVDPFSECCMDVSLFPGRYSHPPPVARLLLQEEVQERRRPQSRSQSLFANIRAAVSAFPTDIFDRDFPAVSARDADVTEEPLLAVSQALAVVSALAAAPGFGVLFGGFQSTARFDSASSRWFQPVANALGAQVVREVRDITAGWNHGAGNQAAGGEDLAAGAAAPPSPPRQRRVLRPPESEDSEDNDDDDDDIYVRMDFARRDYKK